The Brassica napus cultivar Da-Ae chromosome C7, Da-Ae, whole genome shotgun sequence genome has a segment encoding these proteins:
- the LOC106414342 gene encoding probable 6-phosphogluconolactonase 4, with translation MASYSANTKREKKVFDTEDDVAKAMAEYTFNLSKKFCKKRGYFTIVLSGGDLVLWLKKLLVPEYAETEWSKWHVFWVDERVVPLDNKDSNYKQTLDSFLSEVPIPTSNIYAIDQNCAALGDAKGAAIVYEECIKRLVNQNIIRTYKSSGFPQFDLQLLGMGPDGHMASLFPGHYQIKEKASLVTYITNSPKLPPKRITFTLPVINCASYNLMAVCGEAQADAVAKVFKDDFNLPSARLTADTQAIWYLDKAAASKLPSECL, from the exons ATGGCATCTTATTCAGCGAACACGAAGAGGGAGAAGAAGGTGTTTGACACTGAGGATGACGTAGCTAAGGCTATGGCCGAGTACACGTTCAACCTCTCCAAAAAGTTCTGCAAGAAAAGAGGCTATTTCACCATCGTTCTCTCTGGTGGTGACCTCGTCCTTTGGCTCAA AAAGTTGTTGGTTCCCGAATACGCTGAGACTGAATGGTCAAAGTGGCACGTCTTCTGGGTCGACGAGAGGGTTGTTCCATTGGACAATAAGGACAGTAATTACAAACAGACCTTGGACAGTTTTCTCTCCGAG GTTCCTATTCCAACTTCGAACATTTACGCAATAGACCAAAACTGTGCAGCCCTTGGTGATGCCAAAGGCGCTGCAATAGTTTACGAGGAATGCATCAAAAGATTGGTGAACCAAAACATCATCCGCACATACAAATCCTCAGGATTTCCTCAGTTCGATCTCCAGCTCCTAGGGATGGGTCCAGACGGCCACATGGCGTCCTTGTTCCCAGGACATTATCAGATCAAGGAGAAGGCTAGTTTGGTGACTTATATCACCAACTCCCCAAAACTACCACCAAAGAGAATCACCTTCACTTTACCAGTCATCAACTGTGCTTCCTACAACCTCATGGCCGTTTGTGGTGAGGCTCAAGCCGATGCGGTTGCAAAGGTCTTTAAAGATGATTTTAACTTGCCTTCAGCTAGGCTCACAGCTGATACACAAGCCATCTGGTATCTCGACAAAGCTGCTGCTTCCAAGCTCCCATCAGAGTGCCTTTGA
- the LOC106415823 gene encoding 6-phosphogluconolactonase 3, chloroplastic, translating to MASSSSSCFLRSILFSSPTNFPSRSDSLSPFFPKNLTCSSPSTPSPLLSVSSIGSGSIRRVGDSRRKLSEVRSMATTASQTGKEENKKRVEIFDTEENLAIDLAKYTADLSDKFCKERGAFTVVVSGGSLIKSLRKLVEVDSIDWSRWHFFWVDERVVPKHHEDSNYKLAYDSFLSKVPIPPGNVYAINDSLSAEAAADDYETCLKHLVKTNVLRVSDSTGFPKFDLMLLGMGPDGHVASLFPGHGLCSENKKWVASITDSPKPPSERITFTFPVINSSAHVALVVCGSGKAEPVQMALNKTGSVPAGSVSAEEELVWFLDKPASSKL from the exons atggcttcttcttcttcttcttgtttccttCGCTCGATTCTCTTCTCTTCCCCCACCAACTTCCCATCTCGATCAGATTCTCTCTCACCTTTCTTCCCGAAGAATCTGACTTGTTCTTCCCCTTCTACTCCGTCTCCTTTGTTATCGGTTTCGTCGATCGGAAGTGGATCTATCAGGAGAGTAGGTGACAGTCGGAGAAAGTTGTCGGAAGTGAGGAGCATGGCTACCACGGCGTCGCAAACGGGGAAAGAGGAGAATAAGAAGAGAGTGGAGATCTTCGACACCGAGGAGAATCTCGCGATTGATTTGGCCAAATACACAGCGGATCTCTCCGACAAGTTTTGCAAGGAGAGAGGCGCTTTCACTGTCGTCGTCTCTGGCGGCTCCTTAATCAAATCCCTCCG GAAGTTAGTAGAGGTTGATTCAATCGATTGGTCAAGGTGGCACTTCTTCTGGGTGGACGAGAGGGTTGTTCCCAAGCATCACGAAGACAGCAACTACAAACTTGCTTATGATAGTTTCCTCTCCAAG GTTCCTATCCCTCCTGGCAACGTATACGCAATCAACGACTCCCTCTCCGCCGAGGCAGCAGCCGATGACTACGAGACATGCCTCAAACACTTGGTCAAAACCAACGTCCTCCGCGTATCTGACTCAACCGGCTTCCCCAAGTTCGACCTCATGCTTCTCGGCATGGGCCCTGACGGCCACGTGGCGTCGCTATTCCCAGGACACGGTCTCTGCAGCGAGAACAAGAAGTGGGTGGCTTCCATCACCGACTCTCCAAAGCCTCCGTCTGAGAGAATCACCTTCACGTTCCCGGTTATCAACTCCTCTGCGCATGTGGCTCTAGTGGTCTGCGGTTCTGGGAAAGCCGAGCCTGTGCAGATGGCTCTGAACAAGACTGGGAGTGTGCCTGCGGGTTCGGTTTCTGCTGAAGAGGAGCTTGTTTGGTTCCTTGATAAACCAGCTTCTTCCAAGCTCTAG